Proteins encoded within one genomic window of uncultured Desulfobacter sp.:
- a CDS encoding ABC transporter substrate binding protein: MKFVKIFGGFVIIIALASISYADNFKKFSTSYQTNHGKKWKIGYFQGGDYVNYQSYLSSTIRGLMDLGWIKETKIPEIKGNTRLFWEWLSTKAQSDYIEFLSDAYYSCDWDKSNRKKVANRLISRLADDDNNIDLMIAMGTWAGKDLSNNLHHVNTIIMSTSDPVESGIIKSIQDSGFDHIHARIDPLRYERQIMIFNDMVKFKTLGMAYEDSIAGRSYAAVDAIETVAAQKGFKIARCFTQSDISDQELMNRSVIKCFSELIPKVDAIYVTVQGGVNSTTIPTLVKMTQENRIPTFSQFGSTEVQQGFLMSMSRKNGFRSAGRYFAALVAQIFNGAKPRELNQVFEEEQNLALNLKTAELIGFYLYADIIAAADEIYRDIKEPE; encoded by the coding sequence ATGAAATTTGTGAAAATATTTGGCGGTTTCGTTATTATAATCGCATTGGCCAGTATATCTTACGCAGATAATTTTAAAAAATTTTCAACGTCTTATCAAACGAATCATGGCAAAAAATGGAAAATCGGTTATTTCCAAGGCGGTGATTATGTCAATTATCAAAGTTATCTCAGTTCTACCATACGTGGTCTAATGGATTTGGGATGGATCAAGGAAACTAAGATACCCGAGATCAAAGGCAATACCCGGTTATTTTGGGAATGGCTTTCAACAAAAGCTCAAAGCGACTATATTGAGTTTCTCAGTGACGCTTATTATAGCTGCGACTGGGATAAAAGTAATAGGAAGAAGGTCGCAAATAGATTGATCTCCCGGCTTGCCGACGATGATAACAACATTGATTTGATGATTGCCATGGGTACATGGGCGGGTAAGGATTTATCGAATAATTTACACCATGTAAATACGATTATCATGTCTACCAGTGATCCGGTGGAGTCCGGCATTATAAAAAGCATTCAAGATTCGGGATTTGATCATATCCACGCCAGGATCGATCCATTGCGTTACGAACGCCAGATTATGATTTTTAATGATATGGTCAAATTCAAAACCCTTGGCATGGCCTATGAAGATTCAATCGCCGGAAGAAGCTATGCCGCGGTTGATGCCATAGAGACGGTGGCTGCGCAAAAAGGCTTTAAGATCGCCAGATGTTTTACCCAAAGTGATATTTCAGATCAGGAACTTATGAATAGAAGTGTAATTAAGTGTTTTTCAGAACTTATTCCTAAGGTGGATGCGATTTATGTCACGGTCCAAGGGGGGGTCAACTCCACAACAATCCCTACACTGGTAAAAATGACCCAGGAGAACCGCATTCCTACCTTTTCTCAATTTGGTTCAACAGAAGTGCAGCAGGGGTTTTTAATGAGCATGTCTCGAAAAAACGGTTTTAGATCAGCAGGAAGATATTTTGCTGCACTGGTTGCACAAATTTTCAATGGTGCCAAACCCAGAGAATTAAACCAGGTCTTTGAGGAAGAACAAAATTTGGCACTAAACCTGAAAACTGCTGAGCTTATAGGCTTTTATCTATACGCTGATATTATTGCAGCAGCAGATGAAATTTACCGGGATATTAAAGAGCCTGAATAA
- a CDS encoding ABC transporter substrate binding protein, whose amino-acid sequence MKLLFAAILTAIFLFSCSAFAADKGTFSTKPTLNQGKKWRIGYYEGGEYYDYKGWFIATIAGLMDTGWIEKATIPIAEGEYTTAVWNWLATNMKSDYIAFVKDAHYSAKWDDKLRAQMTEEIIERLNNQKDIDLMLAFGTWAGKDLANNRHSTPTLVLSASDAVGAGIIKSIEDSGFDHINAHVDPSLYERQILIFHDVINFKKLGVAYENTVNGKSYAAIDTINKIAKKKGFKVVSCFTQSDIADQDAAGASVLKCMEKLCGEVDAVYVTQQGGVNSKTIPQIVDIANKNRIPTFSQSGSQEVQAGLFMSISNSGFKYVGQFHASLIAKVFNGAKPGQLDQVFEGPPKVAINLKTAQLIGFDPPMVLLGATDEIYK is encoded by the coding sequence ATGAAATTATTATTTGCGGCAATTCTAACAGCTATTTTCCTTTTTTCCTGTTCGGCGTTTGCCGCTGACAAGGGAACTTTCAGCACAAAGCCGACATTAAATCAAGGGAAAAAATGGAGAATAGGGTATTATGAAGGCGGTGAATATTATGACTATAAAGGATGGTTTATTGCCACTATTGCAGGTTTAATGGACACGGGTTGGATTGAGAAAGCTACAATCCCAATAGCTGAAGGCGAATATACTACAGCTGTCTGGAATTGGCTGGCCACTAATATGAAAAGTGATTATATAGCATTTGTCAAAGACGCGCATTATAGTGCAAAATGGGATGATAAGCTGCGTGCACAAATGACCGAAGAGATCATCGAGCGACTGAATAACCAAAAAGATATTGATTTGATGCTTGCCTTCGGCACTTGGGCCGGCAAGGATTTGGCCAACAACCGTCATTCAACGCCGACACTGGTTCTGTCTGCCAGTGATGCTGTGGGTGCAGGTATTATCAAAAGCATTGAAGATTCAGGATTTGATCATATAAATGCACATGTAGACCCTTCGCTTTATGAACGGCAGATATTGATTTTTCATGATGTCATCAATTTTAAGAAACTGGGTGTCGCCTACGAAAATACGGTAAATGGGAAAAGTTATGCTGCCATTGATACAATTAATAAAATTGCAAAGAAAAAAGGCTTCAAGGTTGTCTCCTGCTTTACCCAAAGCGATATAGCCGATCAAGATGCAGCAGGCGCAAGTGTACTCAAGTGTATGGAAAAATTATGCGGTGAGGTGGATGCCGTGTATGTAACCCAGCAGGGTGGCGTTAATTCTAAGACCATTCCCCAGATCGTGGATATTGCAAATAAAAATAGAATCCCCACATTTTCCCAGTCTGGATCCCAGGAAGTCCAGGCCGGCCTGTTTATGAGTATTTCGAACTCAGGATTTAAGTATGTGGGGCAATTTCATGCAAGTTTGATCGCAAAAGTTTTTAACGGCGCCAAACCCGGGCAGCTTGATCAGGTATTTGAAGGGCCGCCGAAAGTCGCCATTAATTTGAAAACCGCTCAGTTGATTGGTTTTGATCCCCCCATGGTGCTACTTGGTGCCACTGATGAGATTTATAAATAG
- a CDS encoding response regulator, protein MAKKKILVVEDNVYNMKLVRSLIKLGGYDILEAESAEDGLALLEDNKPDLILMDIQLPGMDGLSATRQIKAIEELKDIPVLALTAYAMKGDKKRVIEAGCAGYITKPIDTREFMNIIEGYIPGSPPEIPKSQAYSHNEENQPPIEEVTFFKHNILIVDDDPLNVKLLKAKLTSDAFSTIEAYNGQECLDIVGKDPPDIILLDLMMPGIDGFEVTKILKANEKTKSIPIIHITALDSHEDKAKALAVGADEFLNKPINTKELMMRVRSLLRLRNYQQQLNTRKQSEMHFITQDVIKDNGFEDIKAKCTILVADTNEKDVAFLQENLQPYCSEILVTDSGKDAIALSETKHIDIVLLDIPLSDINGHEVCKQLKQMDKTRNIQVITVTSQVDLESKIKSIEYGTDDYLVKPVNKLELQARIKSSIKKKAYLDILVSKYETAFNTSITDQLTGLYNNAFFKHYVHLELHRCLEQKQYMALMMIDIDNFKQVNDTFGHQTGDRVLKAVADTIRANVREIDVCARYGGEEFVVVLPYADQCNGAGIAERIRTAVEEKKDDYGVPGGLGHITVSIGLAVCPSDAQQVTELVRCADMAMYEAKHRGKNQTVYTKQQVNT, encoded by the coding sequence ATGGCAAAAAAAAAAATTTTAGTTGTTGAAGACAACGTATATAACATGAAATTAGTCCGAAGTCTTATTAAATTAGGCGGATACGATATCCTTGAAGCAGAGAGTGCGGAAGATGGCCTGGCGTTGCTTGAGGATAATAAACCGGATTTAATACTCATGGATATACAATTGCCTGGGATGGATGGACTGAGTGCGACGCGGCAAATCAAAGCAATCGAAGAACTGAAAGATATCCCGGTGCTTGCACTGACTGCATACGCGATGAAAGGGGATAAAAAACGGGTGATTGAAGCCGGTTGTGCCGGATACATCACCAAGCCTATCGATACAAGGGAATTTATGAACATTATTGAAGGCTATATCCCTGGGTCTCCCCCCGAAATCCCGAAATCTCAAGCCTATTCACACAATGAAGAAAATCAGCCCCCCATAGAAGAGGTTACGTTTTTTAAACATAATATTCTTATCGTGGATGATGATCCCCTGAATGTAAAGTTGTTAAAGGCCAAGCTGACCAGCGATGCTTTTTCGACAATAGAGGCATATAATGGGCAGGAATGTCTTGATATTGTGGGGAAAGATCCACCTGATATCATTCTTCTAGATTTGATGATGCCCGGCATTGATGGGTTTGAAGTTACGAAAATTCTAAAAGCAAACGAAAAGACCAAGTCCATTCCAATCATTCATATCACCGCCTTGGACAGCCATGAAGATAAGGCCAAGGCTCTCGCAGTGGGTGCGGATGAGTTTTTAAACAAACCCATAAATACAAAAGAACTGATGATGCGAGTTCGTTCTCTTTTGCGCCTTCGGAATTATCAGCAGCAACTGAACACCCGCAAACAGTCAGAAATGCATTTTATTACTCAGGACGTAATTAAAGACAATGGCTTTGAAGATATAAAGGCTAAATGCACAATTCTTGTTGCGGATACAAATGAAAAAGATGTGGCGTTTCTCCAAGAAAATCTTCAGCCCTATTGTAGCGAGATTCTGGTTACCGATAGTGGGAAAGATGCCATTGCGCTTTCTGAAACCAAACATATTGATATTGTTTTATTGGATATCCCTCTTTCGGATATAAACGGTCATGAAGTTTGTAAGCAGTTGAAACAGATGGATAAAACTCGAAATATCCAAGTTATAACCGTGACATCTCAAGTTGATTTAGAGAGCAAAATAAAGAGCATTGAATACGGAACAGATGATTATTTGGTTAAACCGGTCAATAAACTTGAACTTCAGGCGCGCATCAAATCGTCTATTAAAAAGAAAGCCTATCTGGATATCCTTGTGTCCAAATACGAAACAGCATTCAATACATCCATTACGGATCAGTTGACAGGGTTGTACAATAACGCGTTTTTTAAACATTATGTTCATCTTGAATTACATCGATGCCTTGAGCAGAAACAATATATGGCGTTGATGATGATAGACATCGATAATTTTAAGCAAGTCAATGACACATTTGGCCATCAAACAGGTGACCGTGTACTTAAAGCCGTTGCTGATACAATTCGAGCAAATGTTCGGGAGATTGACGTTTGTGCAAGGTATGGCGGAGAGGAGTTTGTGGTTGTATTGCCTTATGCTGACCAATGTAATGGGGCGGGAATTGCTGAAAGAATCAGAACCGCAGTTGAAGAAAAAAAAGATGATTATGGTGTGCCGGGCGGCCTAGGACACATTACGGTGTCCATCGGTCTTGCCGTATGCCCTTCGGATGCCCAACAGGTAACTGAATTGGTTCGCTGTGCAGATATGGCCATGTACGAAGCGAAGCACCGAGGAAAAAATCAAACCGTATACACTAAACAACAGGTCAACACCTAA
- a CDS encoding response regulator, producing MKLDNLTGLYNHGIFQTLLEEEIKRAQRYGEPFSLALIDIDSFAAYNKQHSPTTGDQALIQAKLKGKNRICCLDEEQEDYTAENSKVLIVDDEPKNVKLLDAILRPFKYHVFKAYNGEDALSVIKSVDIDLVLLDVMMPVMDGFEVCRRIKQNEATRLIPIIMLTALDDTPSRIEGIDAGVYDFITKPPNRIELTARIKSLLRFNEMNKKLTHVESVIITMANAIEAKDAYTQGHIERVAGLCVELGKRMGLSQAQLDALWLSGILHDIGKIAVPTSI from the coding sequence ATGAAATTAGATAATTTAACGGGGTTATATAATCATGGTATTTTTCAGACATTGCTTGAGGAAGAGATCAAACGCGCTCAAAGATATGGGGAGCCCTTTTCGTTAGCCTTAATTGATATTGATTCGTTCGCAGCTTATAATAAACAACATTCTCCCACAACCGGTGACCAGGCCTTAATCCAGGCAAAGTTGAAAGGAAAAAACAGGATTTGCTGTTTGGACGAGGAGCAAGAAGATTATACTGCAGAAAACAGCAAGGTGTTGATCGTAGACGATGAGCCTAAAAACGTAAAGTTGTTGGATGCCATTTTAAGGCCGTTTAAATATCATGTATTTAAAGCTTATAATGGCGAAGATGCCCTGTCTGTTATTAAATCCGTTGATATTGATCTCGTTCTGCTGGACGTTATGATGCCGGTAATGGATGGATTTGAAGTGTGCAGAAGGATTAAACAAAATGAAGCCACCCGGCTGATTCCCATCATCATGCTTACAGCGCTTGATGACACACCGTCGCGTATAGAAGGCATTGACGCGGGTGTATACGATTTTATAACCAAACCGCCGAACAGGATTGAACTCACGGCCAGAATAAAATCGTTGCTTAGGTTCAATGAAATGAATAAAAAATTAACCCATGTGGAAAGCGTCATCATTACCATGGCCAATGCCATTGAAGCAAAAGATGCTTACACTCAGGGTCACATTGAACGGGTTGCAGGGCTATGCGTTGAGCTTGGCAAGAGGATGGGGCTTTCCCAGGCACAGCTGGATGCACTGTGGTTAAGCGGAATACTGCATGATATCGGAAAGATCGCAGTCCCTACGAGTATTTAA
- a CDS encoding UDP-glucose--hexose-1-phosphate uridylyltransferase, whose amino-acid sequence MLKHNALKPNPENQPHRRFNLLTGEWILVSPHRMDRTWTGQHETPGNRQDDRYDPGCDLCPGNRRASGQTNPMYTQPFVFTDDFSVLLPDTVMAKSSLDVLLQIAPESGLCRVICYTPRHDLTMARMTEDQIRAVIDVWLDEFNTLGQRKNITYIQIFEDKGEMMGGTNPHPHGKIWASSSIPNLILKEDFRQQCYMQDHDRCLLCDYLERELNEEERIVFANDSFVCLVPFWAIWPFETMILPRRHMGAINFMNEKEKTDLAGIIRQLGICYDNLFETSFPYSMGIHQQPIIKGPAGTSAIWHFHFHYYPPLLHANGIKKQMAGYEILAMPQRDITPEQAAGMLRSQDGIHYLEKPKNKRET is encoded by the coding sequence ATGTTAAAACACAACGCATTAAAACCAAACCCAGAAAACCAACCCCACAGGCGGTTCAACCTTCTGACCGGGGAATGGATCCTGGTTTCGCCACACCGAATGGACCGCACCTGGACCGGACAGCATGAAACACCGGGCAACCGGCAAGACGACCGGTATGATCCCGGATGCGACCTGTGCCCAGGCAACCGTCGGGCTTCGGGCCAAACCAACCCAATGTACACCCAACCCTTTGTTTTCACCGATGACTTTTCGGTCCTGTTGCCTGATACGGTCATGGCAAAGTCTTCTTTGGACGTCCTGCTCCAAATAGCGCCGGAATCGGGCCTGTGCCGGGTCATCTGTTATACTCCCCGGCATGATCTGACCATGGCCCGCATGACCGAAGATCAAATCCGTGCCGTCATTGATGTCTGGCTTGATGAATTCAATACGCTGGGACAGAGAAAAAATATTACCTACATCCAGATTTTTGAAGACAAAGGCGAAATGATGGGCGGTACCAATCCCCATCCCCATGGAAAAATCTGGGCCAGCAGTTCTATTCCCAACCTGATTTTAAAAGAAGACTTTAGGCAGCAGTGCTACATGCAGGACCATGACCGTTGCCTGTTGTGCGACTACCTTGAACGGGAACTCAATGAAGAAGAACGCATTGTTTTTGCCAACGATTCCTTTGTATGCCTGGTACCTTTCTGGGCGATCTGGCCCTTTGAAACCATGATTCTCCCCCGGCGCCATATGGGGGCCATTAACTTCATGAATGAAAAAGAGAAGACGGATCTTGCCGGCATCATCCGGCAACTGGGAATTTGTTATGATAATTTATTTGAAACATCGTTTCCCTATTCCATGGGGATCCACCAGCAACCCATTATAAAAGGGCCTGCCGGTACAAGTGCCATCTGGCATTTCCATTTTCACTATTATCCGCCGCTTCTGCACGCCAACGGTATAAAAAAACAGATGGCAGGCTATGAAATACTGGCCATGCCCCAACGGGACATCACCCCGGAGCAAGCCGCCGGAATGCTCAGGTCCCAGGACGGTATCCATTACCTTGAAAAGCCAAAAAATAAAAGAGAGACATGA
- a CDS encoding MoxR family ATPase — protein sequence MTGFDTYTKLFKSITRVIKGQDHTIMMLLSGVAAGGHILLEDAPGNGKTTLAKALAFSADADFKRIQFTPDLLPSDVCGVSIFDPSTQQFRLHKGPVFTNILLADEINRASPRTQSALLEAMAESQVSIDGKILKLNDFFFVIATQNPVESRGTYPLPEAQMDRFALKLSMGYVEPDDEVTILTNQETKDPVTTVIPCVTKSEILEMKQAVEYVFISQELKYYIVSLVGQTRTHKGITLGAGHRASITLMKTAKAYALFSGSDFVTPEHIQELAIPVMAHRLVLDPEYSFSGNSSAGIIHDIVRATKAPG from the coding sequence ATGACGGGATTTGACACCTACACAAAACTGTTTAAAAGCATTACCCGTGTTATAAAAGGCCAGGATCATACCATTATGATGCTGCTTTCAGGCGTTGCCGCAGGCGGCCATATCCTGCTTGAAGATGCACCCGGCAACGGCAAAACCACGCTGGCCAAAGCCCTTGCGTTTTCAGCAGATGCAGACTTTAAAAGAATCCAGTTCACACCGGATCTATTGCCCTCGGATGTCTGCGGCGTCTCCATCTTTGATCCGTCAACACAGCAATTCAGGCTTCATAAAGGCCCGGTCTTTACCAATATTCTTTTGGCCGACGAAATCAACCGGGCATCGCCGAGAACCCAGTCCGCCCTGCTTGAAGCCATGGCCGAATCACAGGTCAGCATTGACGGCAAAATTTTAAAACTGAATGACTTCTTTTTTGTTATCGCCACCCAGAACCCTGTGGAATCCAGGGGCACCTATCCGTTGCCCGAAGCCCAGATGGACCGCTTTGCCTTAAAATTGTCCATGGGCTATGTGGAACCCGACGACGAGGTGACTATCCTGACAAACCAGGAGACGAAAGATCCGGTGACGACAGTGATCCCCTGTGTTACGAAATCGGAAATTCTGGAAATGAAACAAGCGGTTGAGTATGTATTTATCAGCCAGGAACTCAAATATTACATTGTAAGCCTTGTGGGGCAAACCCGGACCCATAAAGGCATCACCCTGGGTGCCGGGCACAGGGCCTCCATCACCCTGATGAAGACGGCCAAAGCCTACGCCCTTTTTTCAGGCAGTGATTTTGTTACCCCCGAACATATTCAGGAACTGGCCATACCGGTGATGGCCCACCGCCTGGTCCTGGACCCGGAATATAGTTTCTCGGGTAACTCAAGCGCCGGGATCATTCACGATATCGTCAGAGCGACCAAAGCGCCGGGGTAG
- a CDS encoding DUF58 domain-containing protein, producing the protein MEKRSTTFLYQAYARFARFGFWRKNKFSMAGNFLIYALILTACLGLDTFRSTVYQLFSLLLSVFAVSAALSFKPPKGLWAKRILPEYGTAGTLVSYTILVENKTGRLKKGFEIRERFSNATPSLEAFANTREPHEHLRNPWDRKLKVHRWNWLTQQKQNAVLARSQVPVVPPASQVSIQTELTPLNRGYIYLKGFTFLKKEPLGFMRAFYHTTCEARLLVLPRRYRVPELNLPGSRKHHTGGIALTSKVGNSDEFISLREYRPGDPMRLIHWKSLAKTGKLIIRENRDEHFVRHALILDTHAPEGATQAFEVAVSIAASYAANLVSGESLLDLFFAGNRVYHYASGRGLLGNTKFLEILALIQSTTDKDFAQVSRAVLKYKRLLSGCILIFTCLDNERLDFLNNLRANGITTTAFLVAGEHEPAPGSPVYLIDPNNIEAGLSKAGQRP; encoded by the coding sequence GTGGAAAAGAGGTCAACAACATTTCTTTACCAGGCGTATGCCCGCTTTGCCAGGTTCGGTTTCTGGAGAAAAAACAAATTTTCCATGGCCGGTAATTTTTTAATCTATGCCTTGATCCTGACTGCCTGCCTTGGCCTGGACACCTTTAGAAGCACGGTTTACCAGCTGTTCTCACTGTTACTCTCTGTGTTTGCCGTTTCTGCCGCGCTATCTTTTAAACCCCCAAAAGGGCTTTGGGCCAAACGGATTCTGCCGGAATACGGCACCGCAGGTACCCTTGTCAGCTATACCATCCTTGTTGAAAACAAAACAGGCCGCCTTAAAAAAGGATTTGAAATCCGGGAGCGCTTCAGCAACGCGACGCCATCCCTGGAAGCGTTTGCCAATACCAGGGAGCCCCATGAGCATTTACGAAATCCCTGGGACAGAAAGCTTAAAGTACACCGCTGGAACTGGCTGACCCAACAAAAACAGAACGCTGTTCTCGCACGCAGCCAGGTGCCTGTTGTTCCCCCGGCAAGCCAGGTATCCATCCAGACGGAACTGACGCCGTTGAACCGGGGATATATCTATTTAAAAGGCTTTACCTTTCTTAAAAAAGAGCCCTTAGGGTTCATGCGCGCCTTTTATCATACTACCTGTGAAGCCCGGCTCCTTGTTCTGCCCCGGCGCTATCGTGTCCCGGAACTGAATCTGCCCGGGTCCAGAAAACACCATACCGGCGGCATTGCCCTGACATCAAAGGTGGGCAACTCCGATGAATTCATCTCATTAAGGGAATACAGACCTGGTGACCCCATGCGCCTGATCCATTGGAAAAGCCTTGCCAAAACAGGAAAACTCATTATCCGGGAAAACCGGGATGAACATTTTGTCAGACATGCCCTGATCCTGGACACCCATGCACCTGAAGGCGCAACCCAGGCATTTGAGGTGGCCGTAAGTATCGCCGCCTCCTACGCGGCAAACCTTGTCTCGGGCGAGTCCTTGCTGGATCTTTTCTTTGCAGGCAACCGGGTCTATCATTATGCGTCAGGCAGGGGGCTTTTGGGCAACACAAAATTTTTAGAAATCCTTGCATTGATACAATCCACAACAGACAAAGACTTTGCACAGGTCTCCCGGGCCGTACTCAAGTACAAACGGCTTTTAAGCGGCTGCATATTAATATTCACCTGCCTGGACAATGAACGCTTAGACTTTCTCAACAACTTGAGAGCAAACGGCATCACCACAACCGCCTTTCTTGTGGCTGGTGAACATGAACCTGCCCCCGGAAGTCCTGTTTATCTGATTGATCCCAACAATATTGAAGCCGGTTTGAGCAAAGCAGGACAACGCCCATGA
- a CDS encoding transglutaminase-like domain-containing protein, translated as MKTVPLTMAAALIFWGHQTGYLIPACFMGIIIEFSRVIKVRWDPSLDQVNKISDTCVVCLAGTIIYFVSMEIETALVNILRYLPVFTFPLIAVQEYSAAGDFDVRSLYLFKKKIIGETKAIRINLSFGFIIICLVSAASVNSRLFPYYPVALGIIAVVLFFQRTGKSDIRIWGSAVIVAAIMGFFLQEGFHHAQKVMFRRAWHRMFHDSADPIRGTTALGRIGRLKPSNKIIFRVIPPEKDHGGTYLVKEAAYTFLSGSVWTATQNKFEPVPLSENGGVIVGRQPVSNYRKTEKQQTGHPKQPWAKLTILTRMKKAKGVLRAPENALEINGSTISEVTTNGLGTFVENDAPGFMIYDVRYGDPGTKIRPPDKLDLLIPDREKALFQALAVELGLGPDQSIQTKVLPEIKKYFLANFSYTLDLETGNTTSPITEFMTRTRAGHCEYFATATVLLLRAAGIPARYVVGYMAFEKSVMEDKIVVRSKHAHAWTEVFVNGRWIFFDTTPPSWAAEEKSHFLQTAIPDLFSLMGYALALLRWGNPENQKKLLWLLVPLGILIIRRLLKKEKKKKKNHSRIGNNSPSGPMTDTPDFYIRKLEAELIRSGFSRKSHETYEQFFVRIKEKAFSRQDIPSLITVIRIHKQLRFGPLPISDKDLARLKSQTDQLIQNLSNPASAPYNQSIAETGIDNSDPGS; from the coding sequence ATGAAAACCGTTCCCCTGACCATGGCTGCAGCCCTTATTTTCTGGGGGCACCAGACCGGATATTTGATTCCGGCCTGTTTTATGGGCATTATTATCGAGTTTTCCCGAGTCATCAAGGTACGATGGGATCCCTCTTTAGACCAAGTGAATAAGATCAGCGACACCTGTGTGGTATGCCTTGCCGGTACCATTATTTATTTTGTTTCAATGGAGATCGAAACGGCTTTAGTGAACATATTGCGCTACCTCCCTGTTTTCACCTTTCCTTTGATAGCTGTTCAAGAATACAGTGCAGCAGGGGATTTTGATGTGCGTTCCCTCTATCTGTTCAAAAAAAAAATTATAGGGGAAACCAAAGCAATCAGAATAAATCTAAGTTTTGGGTTTATCATCATCTGCCTGGTCTCTGCGGCGTCAGTAAACAGCCGCCTGTTCCCCTATTACCCTGTTGCCCTTGGTATTATTGCTGTTGTACTCTTTTTCCAGCGTACCGGGAAGTCCGATATCCGAATATGGGGTTCAGCCGTTATTGTTGCCGCCATCATGGGATTTTTCCTGCAGGAAGGCTTTCATCATGCCCAGAAGGTTATGTTCCGGCGGGCCTGGCACAGGATGTTTCACGACAGTGCCGATCCCATCAGGGGAACAACGGCTTTAGGACGCATTGGACGGCTCAAGCCTTCCAACAAAATTATTTTCAGAGTCATCCCGCCTGAGAAGGATCACGGGGGCACCTATCTTGTAAAAGAGGCCGCGTATACATTTCTGTCAGGCAGCGTCTGGACCGCAACCCAAAACAAATTTGAACCTGTACCCCTATCCGAGAACGGGGGGGTTATCGTGGGCAGGCAACCCGTTTCAAACTATCGGAAAACAGAAAAACAGCAAACGGGGCACCCCAAGCAGCCCTGGGCAAAGCTGACCATCCTGACCCGGATGAAAAAGGCCAAAGGGGTTTTAAGAGCCCCTGAAAACGCACTTGAAATCAACGGCAGCACCATTTCCGAAGTCACCACAAACGGACTTGGCACATTTGTGGAAAATGATGCCCCCGGCTTTATGATCTATGATGTCCGGTATGGTGATCCCGGCACCAAGATCCGGCCGCCGGACAAGCTTGACCTGCTCATACCGGATCGGGAAAAGGCATTGTTCCAGGCCCTGGCGGTTGAACTCGGGCTTGGGCCGGATCAATCAATTCAGACAAAGGTATTGCCCGAAATCAAAAAATATTTCCTGGCAAATTTCAGCTACACCCTTGATCTTGAAACAGGTAATACAACATCTCCCATCACCGAATTTATGACCCGGACCCGGGCAGGACACTGCGAATATTTTGCAACAGCGACAGTATTGCTTCTTCGTGCCGCCGGCATCCCCGCAAGATATGTCGTCGGATATATGGCTTTTGAAAAAAGCGTTATGGAAGACAAAATCGTTGTGCGCTCAAAACATGCCCACGCCTGGACCGAAGTTTTTGTCAACGGCCGATGGATTTTTTTTGATACAACCCCGCCCTCCTGGGCCGCTGAAGAAAAGAGCCATTTCCTGCAAACCGCGATTCCGGACCTGTTTTCTCTGATGGGATATGCTTTGGCCCTGCTTCGCTGGGGCAATCCGGAAAACCAAAAAAAATTGCTGTGGCTTCTGGTGCCACTGGGTATCCTGATCATCAGACGTTTGCTCAAAAAAGAGAAAAAAAAGAAGAAAAACCACAGTCGTATCGGGAACAATAGTCCGTCAGGCCCCATGACGGATACCCCCGACTTCTATATCAGAAAACTTGAAGCGGAACTTATCCGTTCCGGGTTTTCCAGAAAGTCCCATGAAACCTATGAACAATTCTTCGTTCGCATTAAAGAAAAGGCCTTCTCCCGGCAGGATATCCCATCACTTATTACCGTTATCCGCATTCATAAACAGCTGCGTTTCGGCCCCCTGCCCATTTCCGACAAAGACCTGGCACGATTGAAAAGCCAAACAGATCAGCTGATTCAAAACCTGTCCAACCCGGCCAGTGCGCCCTATAACCAATCCATTGCCGAAACAGGCATTGACAACTCAGACCCGGGTTCTTAG
- a CDS encoding cupin domain-containing protein, whose product MKATHYTDIQGTQIDNDLVKNVTGRVLIGKGDGAPNFCMRRFDVEPGGYAPRHTHDWEHEIYVVEGKGEVLLGDKWHSVSPGTAVYIPPNVDHQIKNNSDGHLAFLCLVPSAAPEI is encoded by the coding sequence ATGAAAGCAACCCATTACACGGATATCCAGGGTACACAGATAGACAACGACTTGGTCAAAAATGTAACAGGCCGGGTACTCATCGGCAAGGGCGACGGGGCACCCAATTTTTGCATGAGAAGATTTGACGTTGAACCCGGCGGTTATGCGCCCCGACATACCCATGACTGGGAGCATGAAATTTATGTGGTTGAGGGCAAAGGCGAGGTACTCCTTGGGGATAAATGGCATAGTGTTTCCCCGGGGACCGCGGTCTATATTCCCCCCAATGTCGACCACCAGATCAAAAACAACTCGGATGGACACCTTGCGTTTTTGTGCCTGGTGCCTTCGGCAGCCCCGGAGATATAG